A stretch of Leptospira perdikensis DNA encodes these proteins:
- the omp85 gene encoding Omp85 family outer membrane protein has translation MLVVISTWISIPLYSEERSSDVPEWIGEFKKLDEKELSNKKEGWYATGLPLFGNDAVNGSGLGVLANIFYNGTKSDSSFKYTPYEHMFNVGVYRTNRGTQNNYLAWDAPYFADTAYRLKAYVGRDASFYNQYFGVGTESLQPLYYKDRNLDGSRINRNATFSDFENANSYTRNRGPGKEFTSNQHYHDYQFETTYGQFSLDKTIFQVFRVWGGVEFSKNSVRRYDGTSTEAKDPLTGIKVPAIEDSSKITEDANSGKIIGINGGNLNYVRAGIAYDTRDYEPDPDRGWLIEYNINKAERTIGSDFNYIRHFAQAKNFYQPFPKLFEEFVIAQRVALTKIEGDVPFFEYRYLFSIDGPFGALGGQNTLRGYRQERFFGPVIGFYNLELRYRVGSFSLWDQFFQLSIVPFYDVGRVWDKLRDVNALGYKHARGLGLRLIWDQATVILIDYAHSKEDQLLYLDIGHTF, from the coding sequence GTGTTGGTAGTGATATCAACATGGATTTCCATTCCACTTTATTCGGAAGAAAGAAGTTCTGATGTACCAGAATGGATTGGTGAGTTTAAAAAATTAGACGAGAAGGAACTGTCCAACAAAAAAGAAGGTTGGTATGCTACCGGTCTTCCTTTGTTTGGAAATGACGCCGTCAATGGGTCTGGCCTTGGGGTACTCGCCAATATTTTTTATAACGGAACCAAATCAGATTCTTCGTTTAAATATACTCCTTATGAACATATGTTCAACGTGGGAGTTTACAGAACCAATCGAGGGACCCAGAATAATTATTTGGCATGGGATGCTCCTTACTTTGCGGATACCGCTTACAGACTTAAGGCTTATGTGGGTCGCGATGCAAGTTTTTATAATCAGTATTTTGGTGTTGGAACGGAGAGTTTGCAACCTCTCTATTATAAAGATCGAAATTTGGATGGTAGCCGGATCAATCGTAACGCTACATTTTCGGACTTTGAAAATGCAAATTCCTATACACGCAATCGAGGGCCGGGAAAAGAATTTACTTCGAACCAACACTATCATGACTACCAATTTGAAACTACCTATGGGCAATTTTCATTAGATAAAACAATATTCCAAGTTTTCAGAGTTTGGGGTGGAGTGGAGTTTTCAAAAAATTCTGTTAGGCGGTATGATGGAACCTCCACAGAGGCAAAGGATCCATTAACAGGAATCAAAGTCCCCGCAATTGAAGATAGTTCTAAAATTACCGAGGATGCCAATTCAGGGAAAATCATTGGTATCAATGGTGGAAATTTAAACTATGTACGTGCTGGGATTGCTTATGATACTAGAGACTATGAACCTGATCCCGATCGTGGTTGGCTGATTGAATACAATATCAATAAAGCAGAAAGAACCATTGGCTCGGATTTTAATTACATCAGACATTTTGCACAGGCCAAGAACTTCTATCAACCTTTTCCAAAACTCTTTGAAGAGTTTGTCATCGCACAGCGTGTGGCATTGACTAAAATTGAAGGTGACGTTCCTTTTTTTGAATATCGTTATCTTTTTTCCATTGATGGTCCGTTTGGTGCTCTTGGTGGTCAGAACACCCTTCGTGGGTACAGACAAGAACGTTTTTTTGGACCTGTGATTGGATTTTATAATTTGGAGCTAAGGTATCGTGTGGGAAGTTTTTCCCTCTGGGATCAGTTCTTTCAGTTAAGCATTGTTCCATTTTATGACGTAGGACGAGTTTGGGATAAACTTCGTGATGTGAATGCATTAGGTTATAAACATGCACGTGGGTTGGGATTACGACTAATTTGGGACCAAGCCACAGTGATTTTAATCGACTATGCTCATTCTAAAGAAGACCAATTGTTATATTTGGACATTGGTCATACCTTTTAG